The nucleotide window TCTCCTACCCCCGTCCTTCTTATCATTATCCAATATTGCATTAAAGTCCCCTCCCATGATCCAGTTTTCCTTTACCGTTCTACCAATTCTTCTAAGCATATCCCATGACAGATTCCTATGGTTCGGATCAGCTTGACCATAGAAACCCGTAAATAAAACATAATTCTTATTTTCCATTTGCACCATCGAGTCAATATGCATATTAGAGTAACTTTGAATGATCACCTCAATCCCATCTCTCCACAGCATGGCCAAGCCTCCATTTCTCCCGTTTGAATTTACCGCCAAACATTCCGACATCCTACAAATATCACGAATACAATTGAAACTGTTAGTATTAAGCTTAGTTTCACATAGGAAAATCACATCTGGTTTGTTGTTGAATGTTAAGAAAAGAgatatgtttattttaattagaggtaaaatttatttttaaaaagaaaagtttgattaaaataataaaataaaaggataaatttattaaaatttcaaattatgctaaaaaatttataaatttaaattatttaaaagatgATTAGAGTTATCTAACAAAAGCAGAGTGAATGAAAAACATTAAAggagaaaaaaacaaaattagGTGCAAAATGAAAACCCTAACACATTCAAATATAGATCAAATAATAGATTGCCCAAATTTCCTACTAATTAACCCCACAAGTATAAAATCATTACATTACCAGCTGGAAATCATAGCAACTGTAGACAATTTTTTTTTGTCGAAATTAGGATAATCATAGTTAATAATAGTAATTAATCCTTTTATTACAACAGGTGCTccttaaagaaataaatatactCTCTTTTCATGGATGAAAATCGAATCTCCAGCTCTCATAATTACCATACaggaatatttttataataagaaTAATACAATACATGCATATGAAAGCATATTAACTTTGAAATTCTAAACCAATTGTTCATTTTCATCTTTAGCTCATTGCTATTTATTAGACAAAAGATAGGACGAAAGAATCCCAATGCAATCTTTCTTATAAAAGGTAACATCCGAAGCTACTTTTAGATTCATATTTTAACACCAATAAatactaaattattagtaaaattatcttttaaaaattataaaataattattaaattatttaaatcatAAAGttcaattaataaattttaagtaACAATTTGATAATTATTATAGTAAATCAATATCTATTGATTAatagaaaattatattttaaattcaaattgatTTGATATTCAGTATCAAAGATTTataatagaaaagaaaaagaaaacttttAATTTATGTAAACAACACAAACAGAGAAAGTCATacaataaagaaaaaaaacttttaatttaTGTAAACAGCACAAATAAAGAAAGTcacataataaaaattttaaattttaagttctTAAAATTTAACATCAACGATGTTAATCGCTTAAAGGATATTGAGTTGTGTAGTTGGTGAGTGATTTTAAAGCCAGTAATCTCTTTCTACATCATCTTTGGATTCTTCCATATGAATACAACAAGTTGCTACCAAAATAATAGATTCCAACAACTCTTATGAGAATGATGTTATTTACTTGTTAGAATTACACCACACTGGTACTACAATGCCAATGATTGGTTTTTTATTACTTAATTCATAATTATTAGTACAAAGTTACAAAGTGAGTGAAACAACAAGTAATAATACACAAaataacatcatatatatatatttatttatgtatgtaaCATATAGATGTGTAACTTAATAAGCCGAAGACCAGAAAGCATGATCTTCAACATGAAATCCATAACTACAAGAACTTGCAGGCGGGTCGGAGTAATCATTGCCTTCCAATTTTGGGAAGATGTGAGAAGATGGTTGAAACAAAGCCTTACTCAAGCTATCTTCCTCATCTTGTGATGTATCAGACTGATCTGTTTCGAATGGATAAGATGAATGAGGGCTGTCTGAATCAACAGGCTTTTGTGGTGGTTCTTGACACACTGTGTTCACATCAGATAACTCTGAGTTGTTCTTTTCTTTCATAACCAACTTATCAGTAAGCTGAAGAACCTGATAAACCAATATCAAAATCAAGCAAAACCCATATAAAGGtttaaattcaatcaaagattCCAAGCTAAGTACCTCTTGTTTAAGTTTATCTTTCTCTTTGAGGAGATTACCATAATCAGCTTTGAGAGTATTAAAGCTAGCTTGTAAAGTGTCATAGTCTTTTTCAAGCTGCTTAGTCTTCCATCGAGCACGGCGGTTTTGAAACCAAATGGCAACTTGACGGGGTTGTAACCCAAGTTCTTTAGCTAGTTGAGTTTTCCTTTCAGGTTCAAGTTTGTTTTCCACCTCGAAACTTTTCTCTAGAAACTGGACTTGGTCAACAGTGAGTCGTCTTTTCTTCTCAGGTTGATGAAAATACTCATCAAGATCTTCATCTCCATTCTCTTCTTCATCAAAACTTCTAAAGAATGATCTGTTTCCTCCATGGACGTCTTCAAAGCTTACCATCGATCTCGTACCTGAAACTAACGtaaatgaaaaacaaaaacaaaactttAGATTATTTATCACAAACCCAAATCCCAAAGTGAGGGAAAAAGGGGAATACCAAAGAAAGAATAAGGGGAAGAGCCTGGTCTTGGAATGAAAAGAGGATCCATAGGCTCAGAAGAAGAAGGAACCCTTTGATTTTGAAGTAAAACAGAGAGATTACTAGAACCACCAACACTATTAGTATTATTACAAGAGACGACCCTCCCACCCGCCATGAGAGTTTCAAGCTAAATGATCGATCTTGTTCAAGAAATCATCTTCACCATATCATCAAATGATataaaaatttaacataaaaaacaaaagaaaaagaagagaaagaaagacTACTCTGGCTTTTGGATTTTAAAGAACACAAAGTTGTTCACTTGTTTTAAGACTTATGACGAAAGAAGCTGGTTATGATGATTTCAGTGATATGGGAGGTGTGGGAACAACGGCAGCTCACACCCATCACTCAGAATAACCTAATTTTTTTCTTCAGCCTTGATGGATGTaaagtgaagaagaagaagaagaagaagaagaagattctTTCTCTGAAGAGGTGAGCCTTGAACGGGCTATATTGAAGAGGTGAGCTTTGAAAGGGCTATATTGAAGAGGTGAGCTTTGAAAGGGCTATATGGGGCTTTCCTTGCCCAGGGAGGTGtctttgaattttcttttatGCCCTTTGCTctctatttcttctttctttgttaaTTTAAGTTATTTTTCCTCTCTCATTCCTTTTTATTTCCGGTTGCCTTTATTACTTTACTTCCCAAGAAAAGGAATTACACACAATATATACTACTAGTATAAACGAGGAAAAAGTCAACATTTAGAgtttaaagtttagggttttttccACCCAAGCTCTTTGTTTATTAGGACCAATCAAGTCCATATGAAATAGTTTTAAAGGATTTGCTGTCTGAATTAGTTGCAACTACGAGTATGACTCTCGTTGCTATTTACCCTTTATATAGTCTTCACAAACTTTTAGAATGGATCCACTTAAATTTGGCAAGCGTATGTTGACATAAAAAATGACACAAAAGCATTGGAAACCCTTGTAATGAACATGACCCAACTTTTCATGCCAAACTTGTAACTCAAAAGAATTAGCTTTGTTGCACTTCATGGGTTCAATCAGCTCGTAGCAATTGTCAAATTTCTTGCTAATTGCATCATTGGTTCATCTAACCTATTTGTCACTATGCATTTGTCTTTAATGAAATTCACAAGCATCCACTTGTCACAAAGTTGATTGATTCTTATGCAATTTGCCTTCAACCCTTCCAGTAGAAAGACCTTGTCAAGTGTTGGCATACTATCAATATTGAGAACACATTTTCCTAAAATTCAACCCTTCTTTTCATCGCCAAAAGTCACCTCACCTTTATGATTTTCTTAGAAGTTTGTAAGATAAGGACTATCAAGGGCATTCACTATTGAAATACCACACATGATCTATGGTGCTTTTTCGAGATTGATGAGCAACAATCATACATCTTTGATCTTTTCTTCTCTAAATCAAGTTTTGCTTCAAACTTTTGGTAGCATTAGGACTAATTGCAACAAATGTTGTTGTTTTTTGTTTCATTATTTGATCTtagaaattttttaaaacatattGGCTTGATATAGCCCGACACATTTTAACACCCCTCACTTGACCCGATCACTAGGTCTAAGCTACAAGATGCTACAGTCGTTGCTGAAGCAGCCATGGTCAAATCCACAGTATTTAATCATTCACACATGCAAATATATGACAATTACATTCAAGTATGATAAATAATCAATTCCGAGTTTTAATCAAGTTTACGAAAGCTCTTTTAATAACCTGAGCATGAAATATAACCAAATTCCAAAGTTTTAGAAATTCAGGGTCGATGTCGTGACTCTAATTCCTCCATATCGAGACGTCGCCAAAATAGTATGTCACATCATGACCTCAGGCCACTTGACGTCGTAACATGACTCACTGTCGATCGATGTTAGGATGAGGTAGGTTGTTCGTTGGGATATGGACtctatttttggtaaaaataaaccatttggtacctatttcaaAGTTTCCATTTCAACCATTCAAAGATACATGAAAATACCATTCCCAATTGTCTCAAAACCTACCAAAACATGTTAAATAGTTCAAACAACTATGTTCAAGTTTCCATCAAAACATTCATTACATATACATCATTCAAGCTTTAACAAATCAATACCGATTAccactgataaaccgtaatttatacaatttttatccCATACtaagcatatttatggatgatttctccttagatttggtgaatttgatgctcctaatcctttaatttcatgttttatacttaggtgagcatagaagagtaaaaagagcgagaaacgggccaaaaacgaagaaaatgggtcaacgtagAAAATCAACatgacctggacttcctcacatgggtagttcacacgcccgtgtctatttaaaAAATCGCAACACGGCCTAAGCcccctcacacgggcgtgtccttgtcgagcccaaatctagtcctattcgaaaaaggccactatTGAGAGTTTTGAatcattctaaagcctatataaacaccccaggaggtacctggaagtgggacagagagtacgaagcaaggaattactcgaatgaaaccgattgatccatctcagaagtcggattcaccttcaagactgaagatctcccttcaattcccttcaagagttcttaggttttctttatgttttgttatcattattcttttgagatgttttatttcataaatatgaactaaaccccctaaatacctaaggggaatgaaacctaagacggatcttgttattattatctaaattatatgataaatatttgatttgttcttaattatgtgttcttaattcttactttgatattccaggatattaattcaagttttgatttgtttattcagAAGAGCAAAAGCCTCTGTCTAatagtagatctaacataattaagcggagttgattgcacacctagagatagggtgacataatttttccggattagggtgaaacctaataagggaatccataaatcgagttaatgcaacactaggggttttaattagaaagatatttcaattaatcaacctagggttagatgtcattagtctcgagagagataataatataaattagagatttctacggatcaagtcaaatgaataaatagtctaattcagagtcaataacaagtgaagtctaggtggattttttcttaggtattgtccaaatcattcagttttcccaaaaattATTTCCCCAAttcactttctgtgcattcttagtttagtaattagtttagataaagcaaatccctttttatttttagactagataataaaaagaaagttaatactagtacttttagttcttttgggttcgacattctggtcttgccataagctatactactattagataggtgcgcttgcctttgtcgtgataatagttagttttcaagaacggtcattcataaattataaaacttatcacgatttaCATCAATCAACAACATATTCACCAACTCATTCCATACCAAATTTGCATATGTCAATTCactttaaatcatacaatttcataTGTCATACATCTCAAATATAATCTACTATACTTCAACAAGTACAAACTAGGATTGTAAGTCCTACACACTTACCATGTAGCAAACTCACACCTATACTCTAATCTGGACGAATCCCCACTAAGACTCTCCTCTTGAAAACTTAGTTATAAACTAAGTGACTCACTTAAGTTTACTTGCAATTTTGCACTCGAAGCTAATATAACACCCTTTACCAGATCTGATCTTTGGGTCCAAGCAACAGAGTATCACATTTGTAGTTGGAGAAACTACTGACAAATTCACAGTAAAAAAATCATTTCACTTCATCAATCATGAAATCAATCAATAATACAACATTGAATAACATGAACATTCTTTTTCAGGTCTTGTATGAGCACACAAATGCTTTAGAGTCAACCCGAGATCAAATAAGGACTTTTtgtaacatttttaaaatttttgaccaattaaaccataaaaatcattcaaatactcaatAATATCATAAATACCTAGATATACACAATTAAATTTGAGCCTTAATAGAGCTTAAAAAAGCTTTTTTGTAAACCCGAACATTaacaaagactaaattgtaaagtgttTAAAATTTCAGGATCAACATCACGACATCACCTCCTCCACATTGTGACATTTCCAACCAATTTTTCGCTTCATGACGTCAAGCCACCCGACATCACGACGTCATATACTGTTTGGTTGGTGTTGCGACGAGGAAATGTGAGTcatttggtacctatttcaaACCAACAATCCTAATTCACTTTTGATGCATATTTACACAACATTTCCCTGTATAAAGGCATGCCAAAATGCATCTCATAACATCAGTTACATAATATTAAATTCAATCAATTCAGCATACCTTAATTTGGCACTAAAACACATCAAACCACTTTCTAAAATACAAGCCAATCTCCCATGTTTTCCATACATTTAAATCATCATTCATTGTGTCATTtccatatacaaaacataccatatGCACAATCAAATAAACCATTCATAATGATTCACATATAAAACTTATTATATAGCAAAATCATACAATTGTGCATATGTGGACATTATCATCCCAAATCGACATTAACCAAAGTTCAAACCAAAATCATCCATTCACAAGATATCACATAATATAACACCTATTTACATGCCACAAAATTTAGCTTTAAATGATAGAAAGACTACCAAATTAATAACAAGATAGTGTGAGTAGTTTACAATCTAATGCAATAAGCTACTACCTTGTTAGGTTTGCCTAAACATGACCACCACATATAAAAAATGTGACTTTAACATATATCGAATCATAtagtaattcaaacatataatatTCGAATTAACTTATAACCAACATTTCAATGCCAATTATATACACAATCAACattaaatcaattcaatattacaTCCATAACATTTTACATACATATATGCTCAAATCTAGATtctcatttcaataatttttgAGTATATAAACATCATTTGTATTTAGTTAGCCCCCAGGGCTCATTTTTAACtcaattcaaatatcatttattcaatttacatTTTATATCCCTATTAACCTAACTCGGACTTGGACGAATAAACAGATCCAACCAATCACACTAGTTTGATACCCAGTGCCTGCTGAAGTAAATAGTTTGTGCCCAGCGCTCATCAATGTGTTTGGCACCCAATGCTTCATTGGTATAGCCAAGGTATAAATGTGTCCAGCACTCATCGACTCGTAGTTGAAGTAACCAGTACTCGACctatcctatgacatgtcaactatatccgactctacCCGAACAGTTAATATGATaaccaatattcaaatttctttATAGTTCGATCCTCGTTTTATCGATATCAATATCATCAATTCATCAATCAAGACATCATTTTAATACATAACATAGCATTATTTATTACATACTAAgccaatttcacaatttcatcaatttatattatttttaattctattcaatttagtcttttatcTTGGAAATTAAACATAATCatatcaatttgattcaattcaactaataaatctcaaattgaaattcattatattcaatttattattcaatttgtcatttctttataatttagtccatatCTCACCTTTTTGTACCAAATTGTAAATAATCCAAATTTCAATTAAACATAtgtaaatttacaattttaaatacataaaatttaacacaaatataccatatgaacttatctaGTCAAAACAACAAACAACCAAATCTTCAAGGACTaatagtaatttttattttttctcgaTTATCCTCGGTTTGGTTCAATTTTCAATCTATACAATAATTTAGTTCAATCTATCAATTCCAACCTTCTTATTCcaacctaaaattttacattttattcaatttagtctgtaAAACTGAAATTGCCATATCTTTCAAATTTAAGTCTCAATTTCAAAATggatctcaatttcatccttctaTAGCCCtctataattatagaaatttcatgccaatttgaaaatatttacactttatcCCCTATGttgaaattaatcatttttaatttacaaattaattatttttcatatCTAAACTTAAAACCTAACTATTAAACTCCAAAacttcaagcattcatcaatgacattatttataaattttaaaaattaacacataaattaactaaatcaaattaTAGctatatcaaaaatataaaatttagggTCCGTTTGTTCACCAGGAAAACATTTTCTGGAAAATGTTTTCCTGGTTTTCCAGTGTTTGTTTGCTTGAAAGTAAATTACATTGGTAAAACGTTTTCAGAAACACGGGAAAATGAGAAGGGATTTTGGCTGCGTTTGTGGAAAATGTCTTACCAATTTCAtttctgtaagacattttccaacTCTCACTTGGTTCTTTCCTCCTTCTTCCTGCCGTTCTTATCTTCCCCCTCCTTCATCCAGGTAACTTTCCTCCTTCTACTTCTTCCTTTCTTCATCTTTTATAATCTCTTCCATTTTTCCTTAGCTGTGTCTGTCGCATATCTTCTCTTCTCAGGCAAATTACAAGCTGCTGTTTCATTTTGCTCAAATCTTCCTCTTCGCAGGGTCTTGGCTTTAGGTATGTCATCTTCATTATCttctttatcatttttatttcttCTTGTTCTTGAAAATTGCTTAAAGTATGCTATCATTTTGGTTTTGTATTTTTATACTGTTGAATACCCATTTGTTTTTTATGCTGAATTAGTGGTGGGTTTTATCTGACAATGAAGCAGCGTTGGTTTGTGTTTTATgcctttctttgtttctttatttttaatttttttctgggTTTGAgattaaaatatgaacatgataatccaaatgatgaaaatgataattatttttaaCTCAAGATGAGGGTAAAGTTAGATTCATGAAAAGGCATATCATTTCAAAATGATGCATTATTTGGAAGTGGAAAGGAATGTGTTTAAAAATTATCCTTAGAGCATAACTTTCTCACTATAGGTTGATTTGACAATGCCCAATTTGCACCACatataaaaacatttatttttttttctgcTAATCTGCAGTCCAACCTTGTTTTAGAAGCATTACTAAGACTGTTAGGAAGAATAACTCAAGGTAAGTGTATTTTGTTTTAACAAGTTTTACACCCTGCATGTAGTAGATtctatgttataatatttttttttttacctttacaTGCATGTTTTGAATGATGTAGTCGTTTTGGTAAGTTTGTGGAGATTCAATTTGCCCGGAGGGGAAGGATTTCAAGAGCTACCATTAGGACTTACTTATTAGAAAGTTCAAATGTTTGTCAAGTGTCTGATCCTAAGAGAAATTATCACTGTTTCTACATGCTTTGTGCAACACCACCAGAAGTAAGTAGTTTTTTATTGCTTTAATCAAGTTGCTTATAAATTATTTGATACAATGTGTTCTTATATAATCTTTCCCCCATTAAGCATTTTCCATGTTTACTTTTAATGGTTCCTAGATGATCTTAGTACCAAAATGTTCTGTCTAGAAAAGGATTTGGGTTGGGAAGTTCCATTGTGAGAATGAGCTTTCCCATATTTTTAGCTTGTGATTTCAATATATCTAGATATGCTTAATGCTTGAAGGTTGTAATTTGGGTTGAACtatgataattttttattatctCTCATTCTTATCTATCCCTCTTTTCTATTTGATTCTCTATCTCCCTCTTATCTTTGATTTATTTATTAGTGTCATTCTCTTAACCAACAGAAGAACAACTTACAAGTTAAAGAGTTTCACTTTTACATTCTCTTTGCCAAATTTATTATTCTTGAGCTGGGGTCTTTTAGGATGTACATTGGAGGCCCTGAGATAGCATTATTATGTGATTGTGTGATGGCTTCCATGTGATGTGATTATAGACATGAGTCATTTATGGCTGCTACCTAGTTCACCTTCTTTTAATTCCAATCATTAATTTGGGTTCTAAAGCTGC belongs to Gossypium arboreum isolate Shixiya-1 chromosome 7, ASM2569848v2, whole genome shotgun sequence and includes:
- the LOC108484116 gene encoding homeobox-leucine zipper protein HOX20-like, which codes for MAGGRVVSCNNTNSVGGSSNLSVLLQNQRVPSSSEPMDPLFIPRPGSSPYSFFVSGTRSMVSFEDVHGGNRSFFRSFDEEENGDEDLDEYFHQPEKKRRLTVDQVQFLEKSFEVENKLEPERKTQLAKELGLQPRQVAIWFQNRRARWKTKQLEKDYDTLQASFNTLKADYGNLLKEKDKLKQEVLQLTDKLVMKEKNNSELSDVNTVCQEPPQKPVDSDSPHSSYPFETDQSDTSQDEEDSLSKALFQPSSHIFPKLEGNDYSDPPASSCSYGFHVEDHAFWSSAY